A single genomic interval of Aedes aegypti strain LVP_AGWG chromosome 1, AaegL5.0 Primary Assembly, whole genome shotgun sequence harbors:
- the LOC5571226 gene encoding myosin regulatory light chain sqh isoform X1, producing the protein MSSRKTAGRRGTTKKRAQRATSNVFAMFDQAQIAEFKEAFNMIDQNRDGFIEKEDLHDMLASLGKNPTEEYLDGMMNEAPGPINFTMFLTLFGERLQGTDPEDVIKNAFGCFDEDNTGMINEERLRELLTTMGDRFTDEDVDEMFREAPIKNTMFDYIEFTRILKHGAKDKDEQFDETQSAPLVAASSLVNRNTSKVTITVKKSVSWN; encoded by the exons ATGTCTTCCCGCAAAACGGCCGGCCGTCGTGGAACGACCAAGAAGCGTGCCCAGCGCGCCACCTCGAACGTCTTCGCCATGTTCGACCAGGCCCAGATCGCCGAGTTCAAGGAGGCTTTCAACATGATCGATCAGAACCGCGACGGTTTCATCGAGAAGGAAGACCTGCACGATATGCTAGCCTCGCTCGGCAAGAACCCGACCGAGGAGTACCTAGACGGGATGATGAACGAAGCCCCCGGTCCGATCAATTTCACCATGTTCCTGACGCTGTTCGGTGAACGGCTGCAGGGAACCGATCCGGAGGACGTCATCAAGAACGCCTTCGGGTGCTTCGACGAGGACAACACCGGCATGATCAACGAGGAACGACTGCGGGAACTGTTGACCACGATGGGCGATCGGTTCACCGACGAGGACGTGGACGAGATGTTCCGCGAGGCGCCGATCAAGAACACCATGTTTGACTATATTGAGTTCACCAGAATTCTGAAGCACGGAGCCAAGGACAAGGACGAACA GTTCGATGAAACGCAGTCTGCTCCGTTGGTCGCTGCCAGCAGTTTGGTTAATCGCAACACATCCAAGGTCACCATTACAGTCAAGAAAAGTGTGTCGTGGAACTAA
- the LOC5571226 gene encoding myosin regulatory light chain sqh isoform X2 — translation MSSRKTAGRRGTTKKRAQRATSNVFAMFDQAQIAEFKEAFNMIDQNRDGFIEKEDLHDMLASLGKNPTEEYLDGMMNEAPGPINFTMFLTLFGERLQGTDPEDVIKNAFGCFDEDNTGMINEERLRELLTTMGDRFTDEDVDEMFREAPIKNTMFDYIEFTRILKHGAKDKDEQ, via the coding sequence ATGTCTTCCCGCAAAACGGCCGGCCGTCGTGGAACGACCAAGAAGCGTGCCCAGCGCGCCACCTCGAACGTCTTCGCCATGTTCGACCAGGCCCAGATCGCCGAGTTCAAGGAGGCTTTCAACATGATCGATCAGAACCGCGACGGTTTCATCGAGAAGGAAGACCTGCACGATATGCTAGCCTCGCTCGGCAAGAACCCGACCGAGGAGTACCTAGACGGGATGATGAACGAAGCCCCCGGTCCGATCAATTTCACCATGTTCCTGACGCTGTTCGGTGAACGGCTGCAGGGAACCGATCCGGAGGACGTCATCAAGAACGCCTTCGGGTGCTTCGACGAGGACAACACCGGCATGATCAACGAGGAACGACTGCGGGAACTGTTGACCACGATGGGCGATCGGTTCACCGACGAGGACGTGGACGAGATGTTCCGCGAGGCGCCGATCAAGAACACCATGTTTGACTATATTGAGTTCACCAGAATTCTGAAGCACGGAGCCAAGGACAAGGACGAACAGTAA